A DNA window from Pyrus communis chromosome 3, drPyrComm1.1, whole genome shotgun sequence contains the following coding sequences:
- the LOC137729940 gene encoding uncharacterized protein isoform X2, translated as MLLRGQGDAPVRICDPCKKLEEAARFERYGHKSRAGRGSSKLTSNHEDEVLDEILSSDRKELGQESNSNVVSSMQRAASSASCSSSHDGVGEIHRSLSVDEPNLQSGGGSASPDELRQQALDEKKKYKVLKGEGKSAEALRAFKRGKELERQADTLEISLRKERRKVLLSANVAESQIKDGPSESGRRNKVTPPVGKEKDDLAAELKELGWSDMDLLDENKKQASLSLEGELSSLLGEVSQKTNKNKGSGAIDKTQVVALKKKALMLKRDGKLTEAKEELKRAKILEKELEEQEFLAEAEDSDDELSALIRNMDDDKQEEFSIQYEQEDGFNFDHLISAADDLGGNFEVTDEDMEDPEISAALQSLGWSQGSNNPETSPPQIPSIDREALLSEIQSLKREALNHKRAGNVQQAMTQLKKAKLLEQDLESLESQEGNVANDPTRIHKQAADKSSQSPMVGDIHTMECTDSKPVRKTKLMIQKELLGLKKKALALRREGRLNEAEEELKKGRVLEQQLEELENGSMWKDMPGTVGSKVPDLAHELPNVSAGLPVADEEGENVTDQDMHDPAYLSMLNNLGWNDDDNEGTNSSLETSKQMDNVSMKVSEPAVTQAAVNVPAGGSRRSKAEIQRELLGLKRKALALRRQGETGDAEELLKKAKALEGQMLEMEAPEENIIEPPLNSAEEERDGGDVTENSMRDPALFSEGTYSYKPAVSAPRNKGAIQREVLDMKRKAFAFRRKGETKEAEEVLRMAKLLEIQIEEMEAPKDLSLHDDSKEEKSESFGYLINTKKPGNLKDDTDVRRFTEAAMGPIDEVVKLSAKNSEFVPLTSQLAKGSQPFPVELGALGETYFPDDQKIAEGVSQISAPVQSGNLVDLLTGDDWRSYQRPAEKQDDGLKFVSVGSFTASPPVQLGSQTCSNVYLGSQDNKIDKQEDKRDVNVANSVQEAASQSSQSAIRQEILAFKRRALALKREGKLTEAREELRQAKLLEKRLDEDSPQSKTASSEVSSAVQNTTGEQSQSQSLQSRDIPSSSQKHHGSPSSDPKPLSSRDRFKLQQESLGHKRQAMKLRREGRMEEAEAEFELAKALENQLDLSAAHDSATVDKGESMDDVSVEGLDPQLLAALKEIGIENASNLSQGPERPEPSKVNVGKGNNAIQDRSRLEEQIKAEKVKAVNFKRAGKQAEALDALRKAKLLEKKLNSPSSK; from the exons ATGCTATTACGGGGGCAAGGTGATGCACCTGTGCGTATTTGTGACCCTTGTAAAAAGCTAGAAGAAGCAGCACGCTTTGAGAGATATGGACACAAGAGTAGAGCTGGGAGAG GCAGTTCAAAGTTGACATCAAATCATGAGGATGAAGTTTTGGATGAGATTCTCAGTAGTGACAGAAAGGAATTAGGACAAGAGTCGAACAGTAATGTGGTTTCCAGTATGCAGAGAGCCGCTAGTAGTGCATCATGTTCAAGTAGCCATGATGGGGTAGGAGAAATACATAGAAGTCTTTCCGTTGATGAGCCTAATTTACAGAGTGGTGGTGGATCTGCTTCTCCTGACGAATTGCGCCAGCAAGCTTTGGACGAGAAAAAGAAGTATAAAGTTCTTAAAGGAGAAGGGAAGTCTGCGGAAGCATTAAGAGCCTTTAAGAGAGGGAAGGAGCTTGAGAGACAGGCTGACACATTGGAAATATCTTTGAGAAAAGAGCGTAGAAAGGTTTTACTTTCTGCCAATGTGGCGGAGAGCCAGATTAAAGATGGGCCTTCTGAATCTGGAAGAAGAAATAAGGTCACGCCTCCAGTTGGTAAAGAAAAGGATGACCTTGCTGCTGAGCTGAAAGAACTAGGATGGTCCGATATGGATCTCCttgatgaaaacaaaaaacaagcaaGTCTGAGTTTGGAGGGCGAACTTTCTTCTCTTCTGGGAGAGGTCTCACAAAAGACCAATAAAAACAAAGGTAGTGGTGCCATTGACAAAACCCAGGTTGTTGCACTAAAAAAGAAGGCTCTCATGCTGAAGCGTGACGGTAAACTTACAGAAGCTAAGGAGGAACTAAAAAGAGCTAAAATTCTAGAGAAGGAACTCGAGGAACAGGAATTCTTGGCTGAGGCTGAAGATTCTGATGATGAGCTATCTGCGTTGATTCGTAATATGGATGATGACAAACAGGAAgaattttcaattcaatatgAGCAGGAGGATGGCTTCAATTTTGATCATCTTATTAGTGCTGCTGATGATCTGGGTGGTAATTTTGAAGTGACAGATGAGGATATGGAGGACCCAGAAATAAGTGCTGCTTTACAATCTTTAGGATGGTCTCAAGGTTCTAATAATCCGGAAACTTCTCCTCCCCAGATACCTTCCATTGACAGGGAAGCTCTATTAAGCGAAATTCAATCATTGAAAAGAGAGGCGCTTAATCATAAACGGGCAGGTAATGTGCAACAGGCAATGACACAGCTAAAGAAGGCAAAGCTACTTGAACAGGACCTTGAAAGCCTTGAGTCTCAAGAGGGCAATGTTGCAAATGATCCTACGAGAATTCATAAACAAGCTGCTGATAAATCATCGCAGTCACCTATGGTGGGTGATATTCATACAATGGAATGTACGGACTCCAAACCTGTAAGGAAGACTAAATTAATGATTCAGAAAGAGCTTCTGGGCTTGAAAAAGAAAGCCCTTGCTCTGAGAAGGGAAGGACGACTAAATGAGGCTGAAGAAGAATTGAAGAAAGGAAGGGTACTTGAGCAGCAACTTGAAGAGCTAGAGAATGGTTCTATGTGGAAGGACATGCCTGGGACTGTTGGCAGTAAAGTCCCAGATTTGGCACATGAGCTTCCCAATGTTTCTGCAGGTCTGCCAGTTGCAGATGAGGAAGGAGAAAATGTAACAGATCAAGATATGCATGATCCAGCATACCTTTCTATGTTAAACAATTTGGGTTGGAATGATGACGATAATGAAGGGACCAACTCGTCATTGGAAACTTCTAAGCAAATGGATAATGTCTCAATGAAGGTCAGTGAACCTGCTGTAACTCAAGCCGCGGTTAATGTCCCAGCTGGAGGATCAAGGAGAAGCAAAGCTGAAATCCAGAGGGAACTTTTAGGGTTGAAAAGGAAAGCTCTTGCTCTGAGGCGCCAAGGAGAGACCGGGGATGCAGAAGAACTGCTAAAAAAAGCAAAAGCACTAGAGGGCcagatgttggaaatggaagcACCCGAGGAAAATATCATTGAACCTCCTCTTAATAGTGCTGAGGAAGAACGTGATGGAGGTGATGTAACAGAAAATAGTATGCGGGACCCAGCACTTTTCTCAGAGGGAACTTACTCCTACAAACCAGCCGTTTCTGCGCCAAGAAATAAAGGTGCAATCCAAAGGGAAGTTTTGGATATGAAAAGAAAGGCTTTTGCCTTTAGACGGAAGGGAGAAACCAAAGAAGCTGAGGAAGTGTTGAGGATGGCAAAGTTGCTAGAGATTCAAATTGAAGAGATGGAAGCCCCAAAGGATTTGAGTCTGCATGATGATTCAAAGGAAGAGAAATCTGAGAGTTTCGGATATCTAATTAACACCAAAAAGCCAGGGAATTTGAAGGATGATACAGATGTTAGAAGGTTTACTGAGGCAGCAATGGGTCCAATTGACGAAGTTGTTAAGTTGTCAGCAAAGAATTCTGAGTTTGTTCCTCTAACCTCACAGCTAGCTAAAGGAAGCCAACCATTTCCAGTGGAATTGGGTGCTTTGGGTGAAACTTATTTTCCGGACGACCAGAAAATAGCGGAAGGCGTTAGTCAGATATCTGCACCTGTCCAATCTGGAAACTTAGTTGATTTGTTGACAGGGGATGACTGGAGAAGTTATCAAAGGCCAGCTGAAAAACAAGATGATGGCCTAAAGTTTGTTTCTGTTGGTTCCTTTACCGCCAGTCCTCCCGTGCAGTTGGGCTCCCAGACCTGTTCGAATGTATATCTGGGAAGCCAAGATAATAAAATTGACAAACAGGAAGATAAGCGAGATGTTAATGTAGCAAATTCAGTTCAGGAAGCTGCTTCTCAGAGCAGCCAAAGTGCCATTCGGCAAGAAATCCTGGCTTTTAAGAGGAGGGCATTAGCTTTAAAGAGAGAAGGGAAACTGACAGAAGCTCGAGAGGAACTTCGTCAGGCAAAGTTATTGGAGAAGCGTCTTGATGAAGATAGTCCTCAGTCCAAAACTGCTTCAAGTGAGGTGTCCAGTGCCGTACAAAATACAACTGGAGAGCAGAGCCAATCCCAATCATTACAGTCACGAGACATCCCTTCTTCTAGCCAAAAGCATCACGGTTCACCATCTTCGGACCCAAAACCTTTGTCCAGTCGTGATCGCTTCAAGTTGCAACAGGAGTCTCTTGGCCACAAACGTCAGGCTATGAAGTTGCGGAGGGAGGGTCGGATGGAAGAAGCAGAAGCCGAGTTTGAATTAGCCAAGGCACTTGAGAATCAGTTGGATCTATCAGCTGCTCATGATTCCGCAACCGTTGACAAAGgagaatcaatggatgatgtcTCTGTTGAGGGTCTTGATCCTCAACTACTGGCTGCCTTGAAAGAAATTGGAATCGAAAATGCTAGTAATTTATCGCAAGGCCCCGAAAGACCAGAGCCTTCAAAAGTTAATGTTGGTAAGGGCAATAACGCAATCCAAGATAGAAGTCGGCTGGAAGAACAGATCAAGGCAGAGAAGGTAAAGGCGGTAAATTTCAAACGTGCTGGAAAACAAGCGGAGGCCTTGGATGCTCTTCGAAAGGCCAAGCTACTCGAAAAGAAGCTGAATTCTCCATCTTCaaagtaa
- the LOC137729940 gene encoding uncharacterized protein isoform X1 has product MLEKIGLPAKPSLRGNTWAVDGSHCQGCSSQFTFINRKHHCRRCGGLFCNSCTQQRMLLRGQGDAPVRICDPCKKLEEAARFERYGHKSRAGRGSSKLTSNHEDEVLDEILSSDRKELGQESNSNVVSSMQRAASSASCSSSHDGVGEIHRSLSVDEPNLQSGGGSASPDELRQQALDEKKKYKVLKGEGKSAEALRAFKRGKELERQADTLEISLRKERRKVLLSANVAESQIKDGPSESGRRNKVTPPVGKEKDDLAAELKELGWSDMDLLDENKKQASLSLEGELSSLLGEVSQKTNKNKGSGAIDKTQVVALKKKALMLKRDGKLTEAKEELKRAKILEKELEEQEFLAEAEDSDDELSALIRNMDDDKQEEFSIQYEQEDGFNFDHLISAADDLGGNFEVTDEDMEDPEISAALQSLGWSQGSNNPETSPPQIPSIDREALLSEIQSLKREALNHKRAGNVQQAMTQLKKAKLLEQDLESLESQEGNVANDPTRIHKQAADKSSQSPMVGDIHTMECTDSKPVRKTKLMIQKELLGLKKKALALRREGRLNEAEEELKKGRVLEQQLEELENGSMWKDMPGTVGSKVPDLAHELPNVSAGLPVADEEGENVTDQDMHDPAYLSMLNNLGWNDDDNEGTNSSLETSKQMDNVSMKVSEPAVTQAAVNVPAGGSRRSKAEIQRELLGLKRKALALRRQGETGDAEELLKKAKALEGQMLEMEAPEENIIEPPLNSAEEERDGGDVTENSMRDPALFSEGTYSYKPAVSAPRNKGAIQREVLDMKRKAFAFRRKGETKEAEEVLRMAKLLEIQIEEMEAPKDLSLHDDSKEEKSESFGYLINTKKPGNLKDDTDVRRFTEAAMGPIDEVVKLSAKNSEFVPLTSQLAKGSQPFPVELGALGETYFPDDQKIAEGVSQISAPVQSGNLVDLLTGDDWRSYQRPAEKQDDGLKFVSVGSFTASPPVQLGSQTCSNVYLGSQDNKIDKQEDKRDVNVANSVQEAASQSSQSAIRQEILAFKRRALALKREGKLTEAREELRQAKLLEKRLDEDSPQSKTASSEVSSAVQNTTGEQSQSQSLQSRDIPSSSQKHHGSPSSDPKPLSSRDRFKLQQESLGHKRQAMKLRREGRMEEAEAEFELAKALENQLDLSAAHDSATVDKGESMDDVSVEGLDPQLLAALKEIGIENASNLSQGPERPEPSKVNVGKGNNAIQDRSRLEEQIKAEKVKAVNFKRAGKQAEALDALRKAKLLEKKLNSPSSK; this is encoded by the exons ATGTTGGAGAAGATCGGGCTGCCGGCGAAGCCGTCACTGAGAGGGAATACTTGGGCGGTTGACGGCTCACACTGCCAGGGATGTTCTTCTCAGTTCACCTTCATCAATCGCAAG CACCATTGCAGGAGGTGTGGCGGCTTGTTTTGCAACAGTTGCACCCAGCAAAGAATGCTATTACGGGGGCAAGGTGATGCACCTGTGCGTATTTGTGACCCTTGTAAAAAGCTAGAAGAAGCAGCACGCTTTGAGAGATATGGACACAAGAGTAGAGCTGGGAGAG GCAGTTCAAAGTTGACATCAAATCATGAGGATGAAGTTTTGGATGAGATTCTCAGTAGTGACAGAAAGGAATTAGGACAAGAGTCGAACAGTAATGTGGTTTCCAGTATGCAGAGAGCCGCTAGTAGTGCATCATGTTCAAGTAGCCATGATGGGGTAGGAGAAATACATAGAAGTCTTTCCGTTGATGAGCCTAATTTACAGAGTGGTGGTGGATCTGCTTCTCCTGACGAATTGCGCCAGCAAGCTTTGGACGAGAAAAAGAAGTATAAAGTTCTTAAAGGAGAAGGGAAGTCTGCGGAAGCATTAAGAGCCTTTAAGAGAGGGAAGGAGCTTGAGAGACAGGCTGACACATTGGAAATATCTTTGAGAAAAGAGCGTAGAAAGGTTTTACTTTCTGCCAATGTGGCGGAGAGCCAGATTAAAGATGGGCCTTCTGAATCTGGAAGAAGAAATAAGGTCACGCCTCCAGTTGGTAAAGAAAAGGATGACCTTGCTGCTGAGCTGAAAGAACTAGGATGGTCCGATATGGATCTCCttgatgaaaacaaaaaacaagcaaGTCTGAGTTTGGAGGGCGAACTTTCTTCTCTTCTGGGAGAGGTCTCACAAAAGACCAATAAAAACAAAGGTAGTGGTGCCATTGACAAAACCCAGGTTGTTGCACTAAAAAAGAAGGCTCTCATGCTGAAGCGTGACGGTAAACTTACAGAAGCTAAGGAGGAACTAAAAAGAGCTAAAATTCTAGAGAAGGAACTCGAGGAACAGGAATTCTTGGCTGAGGCTGAAGATTCTGATGATGAGCTATCTGCGTTGATTCGTAATATGGATGATGACAAACAGGAAgaattttcaattcaatatgAGCAGGAGGATGGCTTCAATTTTGATCATCTTATTAGTGCTGCTGATGATCTGGGTGGTAATTTTGAAGTGACAGATGAGGATATGGAGGACCCAGAAATAAGTGCTGCTTTACAATCTTTAGGATGGTCTCAAGGTTCTAATAATCCGGAAACTTCTCCTCCCCAGATACCTTCCATTGACAGGGAAGCTCTATTAAGCGAAATTCAATCATTGAAAAGAGAGGCGCTTAATCATAAACGGGCAGGTAATGTGCAACAGGCAATGACACAGCTAAAGAAGGCAAAGCTACTTGAACAGGACCTTGAAAGCCTTGAGTCTCAAGAGGGCAATGTTGCAAATGATCCTACGAGAATTCATAAACAAGCTGCTGATAAATCATCGCAGTCACCTATGGTGGGTGATATTCATACAATGGAATGTACGGACTCCAAACCTGTAAGGAAGACTAAATTAATGATTCAGAAAGAGCTTCTGGGCTTGAAAAAGAAAGCCCTTGCTCTGAGAAGGGAAGGACGACTAAATGAGGCTGAAGAAGAATTGAAGAAAGGAAGGGTACTTGAGCAGCAACTTGAAGAGCTAGAGAATGGTTCTATGTGGAAGGACATGCCTGGGACTGTTGGCAGTAAAGTCCCAGATTTGGCACATGAGCTTCCCAATGTTTCTGCAGGTCTGCCAGTTGCAGATGAGGAAGGAGAAAATGTAACAGATCAAGATATGCATGATCCAGCATACCTTTCTATGTTAAACAATTTGGGTTGGAATGATGACGATAATGAAGGGACCAACTCGTCATTGGAAACTTCTAAGCAAATGGATAATGTCTCAATGAAGGTCAGTGAACCTGCTGTAACTCAAGCCGCGGTTAATGTCCCAGCTGGAGGATCAAGGAGAAGCAAAGCTGAAATCCAGAGGGAACTTTTAGGGTTGAAAAGGAAAGCTCTTGCTCTGAGGCGCCAAGGAGAGACCGGGGATGCAGAAGAACTGCTAAAAAAAGCAAAAGCACTAGAGGGCcagatgttggaaatggaagcACCCGAGGAAAATATCATTGAACCTCCTCTTAATAGTGCTGAGGAAGAACGTGATGGAGGTGATGTAACAGAAAATAGTATGCGGGACCCAGCACTTTTCTCAGAGGGAACTTACTCCTACAAACCAGCCGTTTCTGCGCCAAGAAATAAAGGTGCAATCCAAAGGGAAGTTTTGGATATGAAAAGAAAGGCTTTTGCCTTTAGACGGAAGGGAGAAACCAAAGAAGCTGAGGAAGTGTTGAGGATGGCAAAGTTGCTAGAGATTCAAATTGAAGAGATGGAAGCCCCAAAGGATTTGAGTCTGCATGATGATTCAAAGGAAGAGAAATCTGAGAGTTTCGGATATCTAATTAACACCAAAAAGCCAGGGAATTTGAAGGATGATACAGATGTTAGAAGGTTTACTGAGGCAGCAATGGGTCCAATTGACGAAGTTGTTAAGTTGTCAGCAAAGAATTCTGAGTTTGTTCCTCTAACCTCACAGCTAGCTAAAGGAAGCCAACCATTTCCAGTGGAATTGGGTGCTTTGGGTGAAACTTATTTTCCGGACGACCAGAAAATAGCGGAAGGCGTTAGTCAGATATCTGCACCTGTCCAATCTGGAAACTTAGTTGATTTGTTGACAGGGGATGACTGGAGAAGTTATCAAAGGCCAGCTGAAAAACAAGATGATGGCCTAAAGTTTGTTTCTGTTGGTTCCTTTACCGCCAGTCCTCCCGTGCAGTTGGGCTCCCAGACCTGTTCGAATGTATATCTGGGAAGCCAAGATAATAAAATTGACAAACAGGAAGATAAGCGAGATGTTAATGTAGCAAATTCAGTTCAGGAAGCTGCTTCTCAGAGCAGCCAAAGTGCCATTCGGCAAGAAATCCTGGCTTTTAAGAGGAGGGCATTAGCTTTAAAGAGAGAAGGGAAACTGACAGAAGCTCGAGAGGAACTTCGTCAGGCAAAGTTATTGGAGAAGCGTCTTGATGAAGATAGTCCTCAGTCCAAAACTGCTTCAAGTGAGGTGTCCAGTGCCGTACAAAATACAACTGGAGAGCAGAGCCAATCCCAATCATTACAGTCACGAGACATCCCTTCTTCTAGCCAAAAGCATCACGGTTCACCATCTTCGGACCCAAAACCTTTGTCCAGTCGTGATCGCTTCAAGTTGCAACAGGAGTCTCTTGGCCACAAACGTCAGGCTATGAAGTTGCGGAGGGAGGGTCGGATGGAAGAAGCAGAAGCCGAGTTTGAATTAGCCAAGGCACTTGAGAATCAGTTGGATCTATCAGCTGCTCATGATTCCGCAACCGTTGACAAAGgagaatcaatggatgatgtcTCTGTTGAGGGTCTTGATCCTCAACTACTGGCTGCCTTGAAAGAAATTGGAATCGAAAATGCTAGTAATTTATCGCAAGGCCCCGAAAGACCAGAGCCTTCAAAAGTTAATGTTGGTAAGGGCAATAACGCAATCCAAGATAGAAGTCGGCTGGAAGAACAGATCAAGGCAGAGAAGGTAAAGGCGGTAAATTTCAAACGTGCTGGAAAACAAGCGGAGGCCTTGGATGCTCTTCGAAAGGCCAAGCTACTCGAAAAGAAGCTGAATTCTCCATCTTCaaagtaa
- the LOC137729942 gene encoding uncharacterized protein, protein MSKKKVSGNTMTLKDFHGGSIPSDLPLPSAPGVVVRPTDRSAYDRPTAWGNPMGRADHRSRPHTSPATRHFDDKTPFLTHSVHIGRNFDEDERKPLDGGSMSRRTIGDDSIRVPLTLAEPKQAFISAGVSSGVPSSVQTRAQAPLSPRGAVSSYLERVSETSHVGGNSHSIGGNGGRGVDGACPNAWAMRKEMAGISEPVQSAWSGQSAVQKLAHASALDKVSSGRWQSRPSINYQTNIKVVRSPETESGLHSKGYGSDTYKRTDVMVERDAALARYAERGLQLDGVQLPDHESSRAPINSELRDRKPTVYNNRVQPAPSDGKFGLAELHPIVSSEPVERPKLKLLPRTKPVEGLEATVVVNAQKYQRVTESVHVETVNEAYGNTNAPKPGSAGSDGGKQAVERPKLNLIPRSQPLEHLEVNAKRDRVVLFGGARPRELVLKERGVDDVVITNPDTAQHSDKVKHQVARPDRVPAPANPSRHSEKAENHPFDQRTGKKFERRDNRVDGERIDMQKKNWRNDSRRNSREPERLQQQSERPPSPETWRKPEQPKPSSPDAVGLQHGKAASALELAQAFSRSVSDPKLADRFSGRRGIPGRAQMPFSRLMGPTPRPQINGY, encoded by the exons AGTTGTTAGGCCTACGGATCGTTCGGCTTACGACCGTCCCACCGCTTGGGGAAACCCTATGGGGCGGGCGGACCATCGCTCTCGGCCCCACACGTCTCCTGCCACGAGGCATTTCGATGACAAGACTCCATTTCTCACTCACTCCGTGCACATTGGCCGGAACTTTGATGAGGACGAGCGCAAGCCACTCGATGGTGGGTCGATGTCACGCCGGACCATTGGGGATGATAGCATTCGGGTTCCCCTGACCCTTGCTGAACCCAAGCAGGCGTTTATATCTGCAGGCGTGTCATCCGGTGTGCCATCTAGCGTGCAGACACGGGCTCAAGCACCGCTCTCCCCGAGGGGGGCAGTGAGTTCCTACTTGGAGAGGGTTAGCGAGACATCCCATGTTGGAGGGAATTCTCATAGCATAGGTGGCAATGGCGGGCGTGGTGTTGATGGGGCTTGTCCGAATGCATGGGCAATGAGGAAGGAGATGGCGGGTATATCCGAGCCAGTGCAATCTGCTTGGTCTGGACAAAGTGCTGTTCAAAAGCTGGCCCATGCCAGTGCACTCGATAAGGTGTCTTCAGGTAGATGGCAATCAAGGCCTTCAATCAATTATCAGACAAATATCAAGGTCGTTAGATCTCCCGAAACTGAGAGTGGCTTGCATTCCAAGGGTTATGGTAGTGATACTTACAAGAGGACAGATGTGATGGTTGAAAGGGATGCAGCCTTGGCAAGGTATGCTGAAAGGGGTCTTCAACTTGATGGTGTTCAGCTACCTGATCACGAGAGTTCTAGGGCTCCTATTAATTCAGAGCTTAGAGATAGGAAGCCAACTGTTTATAACAACAGGGTTCAACCTGCTCCATCTGATGGCAAATTTGGTCTGGCTGAATTGCATCCCATAGTGTCTTCAGAGCCTGTAGAGCGACCCAAGTTGAAGTTACTTCCAAGAACAAAGCCAGTGGAGGGTTTGGAAGCTACAGTAGTTGTTAATGCACAG AAGTACCAGAGGGTGACTGAGTCTGTCCATGTCGAAACCGTCAATGAAGCGTATGGAAATACGAATGCTCCAAAACCTGGTTCGGCAGGCTCTGATGGTGGGAAACAGGCGGTGGAGCGTCCAAAATTGAATTTAATTCCCCGATCTCAGCCTCTCGAACACTTGGAAGTAAATGCCAAAAGAGACAG GGTTGTATTATTTGGTGGTGCTCGCCCACGAGAACTG GTTCTGAAGGAGCGAGGGGTTGACGATGTTGTGATCACCAATCCTGACACAGCTCAGCATTCTGACAA GGTTAAACATCAAGTTGCCAGGCCTGATAGAGTTCCTGCACCCGCAAATCCTTCTCGCCACAGTGAGAAAGCTGAGAATCATCCTTTTGATCAGAGGACTGGAAAGAAATTCGAAAGGAGGGATAATCGGGTAGATGGTGAGAGAATTGACATGCAGAAGAAGAACTGGCGTAATGATAGTAGGAGGAACAGCAGAGAGCCTGAGAGACTGCAGCAACAGTCAGAGAGGCCACCATCACCAGAGACCTGGCGGAAGCCTGAACAACCTAAACCATCTTCCCCTGATGCTGTTGGCCTGCAGCACGGGAAAGCGGCTTCAGCTCTTGAGCTTGCGCAAGCATTTTCCAGATCAGTATCCGATCCAAAATTAGCTGATCGGTTTTCTGGCCGAAGGGGCATTCCTGGCCGGGCCCAAATGCCCTTTTCACGGCTGATGGGCCCAACCCCAAGGCCTCAGATAAATGGTTACTAA